GTGctattccttttttttcccctcctgtAAATGATACAGAATCCTGCAAAGAGCAAGTAAGTAGTGAGCGCATGCAGCTCAGTGAGGAGCAGCTGCATCAGATAGAGCAGAACAGACGTGCTGCACTTGAACGACTGGCCAGCCGAAACGTACCTGTACCTGTTGGTGAAAGCTGGCGAAGACAAATTGGGACTGAATTTACAAAACCTTATTTTACAAAAGTAAGTGAGACTCAGTATGAGACATTATCAAATTAACACTAAGAAGATGAAGAAAAAACACTTGTTCCtgttttggttctttttttcAGCTAATGTCTTTTGTTACAATGGAGAGGAAATGCTTTACTGTCTATCCCAGCCCTGAGCAAGTGTTTTATTGCACAACTTTGTGTGCAATTGAAGATGTAAGTATAATATGTGAAAAGGAAGAGGTATAAAAATAAGTGCTTTTTAGTGCAATACACtaaagtttgtgtttgtgttgacaGGTAAAAGTGGTCATTCTTGGGCAAGACCCCTATCACCATCCAGGTCAAGCCCATGGTTTGGCCTTCAGTGTGCTGAGGCCTAAACCTCCTCCTCCTAGGTACAGCAACTGTGAAAATAGCTATTTTTCAATCATCTCACCAAAATGACATCTTAGACCATTCACACAGAGCATGTTTTTGCGGTTAAAAGTACAAGACTCACATCAGTGGAATGTAAAAAAAGCAAGGTCTAgagacacattttttaaaaagatgttttCTTGTAACTTGAGCGTCGCATGTTTAGAATGGCGTGTCGTGCGTGAGATGCATCAAAAGAGGCGAGATGCGAAGATCAAACACGTCGGTCTaatgtgtttacatagaaaaacaatggaaaagtagtgcagtggaatggaaaaacgtgttctgtgtgtACGGCTGTACATCTTACTGTACATCTCTAATGATAACTCTGTATTTCCGTATTTGTTGACCTGCTTCAATTACTGCAGTTTGGAAAACATATTTATGGAGTTGAAAGAAGATATTGTTGGCTTCCAGCATCCAGGTCATGGAGACCTTACAGAATGGGCTAAACAGGGTAGGTAATCAACATACACTGTTCAATGGTTTGAGGTAAGAACgatttttttgaaagacataaaacttttattcaccaaggatgcattaaattgattaaaaaaataagacagTAATGAcagttgtaatgttacaaaagatttctgttttaaaaaaatgctgttttttaaactttctatttatcaaagaatcctggggaaaaaatgcatcagtttcctcagcacaactgttttaaacattgacaataagaagaaatgtttcttgagcactaaatcagcatgaatgatttctaaaccatcatgtgacactaaagactggagtaaaggctgctgaaaattaagttttgccatcacagaaataaattacattttaaatatattgaacagaaaacagttattttaaattataaaaatatttcataatattgctttttttattaggggttcaagcatgAAGTGCTGAAGCCCTACTGtaattgtaaggatttttattatttttcttccgCCGTAAAACGAATCgtgcagaccaaaccgtaaggcctagagacttgaaacttggcCAGATGATAGTCCTCAATTTGGGGAGAACCTCACAAGAGATGACCCCAATTGGCCAATagggggcgctacagcgatcaaaaGTTCAAAATCGCTCATAACTCATAGACCGTTtgactcaagtgtcttatatcattgTAATCCTTGGTTAAAGACGAACAAAACCTATATCTCCGATTTCATTTCCACCTGGAAAAAatttctgccattttgaattttgtccaaaacctacttttgcgaactagtcctacgTTTTttgcccgatcggaaccaaaccagtgcagaaagattctctggagtctgaatatcaa
This Ctenopharyngodon idella isolate HZGC_01 chromosome 5, HZGC01, whole genome shotgun sequence DNA region includes the following protein-coding sequences:
- the ungb gene encoding uracil-DNA glycosylase, with amino-acid sequence MTWQHHSDAAVFVKGSLRNANECIHSAYTYLTLDMSKESCKEQVSSERMQLSEEQLHQIEQNRRAALERLASRNVPVPVGESWRRQIGTEFTKPYFTKLMSFVTMERKCFTVYPSPEQVFYCTTLCAIEDVKVVILGQDPYHHPGQAHGLAFSVLRPKPPPPSLENIFMELKEDIVGFQHPGHGDLTEWAKQGVLLLNSVLTVRAHQPTSHEGQGWELFTDAVVLWLSRNLNGLVFLLWGLYAQRKGRVIDRKRHHVLETSHPSPYSAHLGFFGCRHFSKTNMLLKASGKNPIDWTAL